CAGACCGGAACCAGACCGGATACCTTCGGGCGCGGCGCTGACTTGATCCATGTAGATATTGATACTAACGAGCTTAACAGCAAAGTTAGCGTAAGCCTAGCCGTTCACTCCAGTCTGAATGTATTTCTGGAGAGGATGAATGAGGCATTAACCATATTTAGCAAGCCAGATACTACTGCATGGTTAGACTATATTACACTACTTAAGAAGCAATATCCTACCTATTCCTTCACTCCGCAGGCTGATGAAATTGAACCGAACCGGTTCATGGAGCTGTTGTCCTCCAGATCAGAGACCTTCCATACGGTATGTCTGGATGTGGGCCAGCATCAGATGTGGGCTTCGCAATCCTTCAGGCTGACCGGGCATCAGAGGTTGCTTAATTCCGGAGGGATGGGGGCCATGGGCTTTGCCCTACCGGCTGCTATCGGTGCCTGTCTGGCCACAGGACAGGAGACGCTTGTGATTGCAGGGGATGGAGGATTTCAACTAAATATCCAGGAGCTTGATACGGTGGTCCGGCTGAATCTGCCCATTAAAATCGTCGTTATGAATAATAGCTCGCTTGGCATGGTTAGGCAATTCCAGGATTTATATTTCGCAGGCAGACAACAATCGACGGTGAATCCTAATCCTTCGTTCATTGATATTGTTAGAGCGTATAAGCTCCCGGCATATACTATGAATACGATGGCTGATATGCATCAGCTTAATCAGTTCCTGAGTGTGGATGGGCCGGCTTTCCTTGAGGTAAAGCTGGATAAGGATACCAATGTCTATCCCAAGCTGGTGGTGAACCGGCCGATTGAGGACATGTATCCTTACCTGGACAGGGAGGAATTAAAAAAGATCATGCAAATCGATCTCGTGGACGAAACGGATATTTCAACTTGATCTGACGGACACATTCCAGACTTGGCGCATATAGTGGTATTCACAGAGCAGAGAAGATTTGGCGGATGGGGAGGAAGCCTATTCTATCGAGACCATCCGCTAAGTCCACACCAAACCTGTATAGATGAATACTACTATATTAATCATTAAGTATGCTGCTGACGGGAGGGTCCGCTGATCATGCGGATTTGGCATGATTCCCGGCGCATACTGGAATGAAATCCAAATCTGTAAGGATGTGACCATGTAATGGCTTTTTTATCAACAGGACCTATTGAGAATAACCCTGTGAACGGAGTCAGACCTACTCAGCAGGTTACTGTCAAAATTGATAACCGCAGCGAGGCTTCGGCTTACTCACTCACCATTCAGGGTTATCAATTGAC
The sequence above is a segment of the Paenibacillus sp. FSL R7-0204 genome. Coding sequences within it:
- a CDS encoding thiamine pyrophosphate-binding protein, with protein sequence MKISDYVIDYLKQQGVSHVFEFIGGAIVHLLDSVSVREDIECVSVRHEQAGAFAAEAYARMNGKLGVAMATSGPGALNLLTGIGSCYFDSVPCLFITGQVNTYEYKFDRPVRQIGFQETDIVSVAQPLTKYAVMVTKPDQIRYELEKAVALAQSGRPGPVLLDLPMNLQRAEVEPDTLASFYDSVEYQELVQDDGDLDEAVVADILKRLEVAKRPLILAGGGVRAGNSEASLSRFIELTGIPVVTSLMGLDVIPHDHRLYTGLIGSYGNRYSNLILANCDLLLILGSRLDTRQTGTRPDTFGRGADLIHVDIDTNELNSKVSVSLAVHSSLNVFLERMNEALTIFSKPDTTAWLDYITLLKKQYPTYSFTPQADEIEPNRFMELLSSRSETFHTVCLDVGQHQMWASQSFRLTGHQRLLNSGGMGAMGFALPAAIGACLATGQETLVIAGDGGFQLNIQELDTVVRLNLPIKIVVMNNSSLGMVRQFQDLYFAGRQQSTVNPNPSFIDIVRAYKLPAYTMNTMADMHQLNQFLSVDGPAFLEVKLDKDTNVYPKLVVNRPIEDMYPYLDREELKKIMQIDLVDETDIST